In Aptenodytes patagonicus chromosome 6, bAptPat1.pri.cur, whole genome shotgun sequence, one genomic interval encodes:
- the LOC143161497 gene encoding peroxynitrite isomerase THAP4-like has translation MSPVPGQVMVAEATGVGRSQQAHPSCTAEARVETAVVFNAFHPDTRKPMHRECGFIRLKPDTNKVAFISAQNTGLVEVEEGEVNGQELSIASHSIARISFAKKPHVEQITRKFRLNSDGKLEQTVSMATTTQPMTQHLHITYKKVTP, from the exons ATGTCTCCAGTCCCAGGACAGGTCATGGTGGCCGAGGCGACTGGTGTTGGCCGTTCCCAGCAGGCACATCCCAGTTGCACAGCAGAGGCACGTGTGGAAACTGCTGTCGT GTTCAACGCCTTTCATCCGGACACTAGGAAGCCCATGCACCGAGAATGTGGATTCATCCGCCTCAAACCTGACACTAATAAGGTGGCCTTCATCAGTGCCCAGAACACAG GTCtggtggaggtggaggaaggggaggtgAATGGACAAGAGCTGTCTATAGCTTCTCACTCCATAGCCAGGATCTCCTTTGCCAAGAAGCCCCACGTAGAGCAG aTTACCAGAAAATTCAGGCTCAATTCCGATGGGAAACTCGAACAAACTGTCTCGATGGCAACCACTACGCAGCCCATGACTCAACACCTCCACATTACCTACAAAAAGGTGACGCCCTGA